In Halovivax gelatinilyticus, the following are encoded in one genomic region:
- a CDS encoding succinic semialdehyde dehydrogenase, translating into MNASTGSVFDETRFSADRLGSLGGATGSTDERLRVRTPITDEEIGTVASFQPDDVERAVERVRERQPAWEAMGIQTRAEIVDRFGDLVSNRRAQLLDLVQLETGKTRQHALEEVLDIVLTASYYGAAGPKLFGDERRRGAIPGASDAVVTYDPVGVVGVIAPWNYPLTLSMTDAIPALLAGNAVVCKPDERTPYTALAVASLLEEAGVPDGLVRVVTGDGSTVGPSLIDAVDYVAFTGGTETGRTVAERAGRNLIGCSLELGGKNPLLVLDDADVEVAARGAVKGAFTNAGQLCLAPERVYVHEDRYEAFLDAFVGETRALTLGCSFEYGPDVGSLIDGAHAERVGTSVDEARDSGASVLTGGRRRRDVGPFVYEPTIVTDVDADCPLASEETFGPVVSVSPVSSVDEAVDRANDSAYGLNASVWTGNVERGREIARQIDCGTVCINDPYTVGWAAVDAPMGGVGDSGLGRRHGPEGFDRFVESRTIATARYGPLEPPASLSNRTAARLLAVLTGVQRRIVRWRS; encoded by the coding sequence ATGAATGCATCGACGGGATCGGTGTTCGACGAGACTCGGTTCTCGGCCGATCGGCTCGGGTCACTCGGCGGCGCGACCGGATCGACGGACGAACGTCTTCGGGTCCGAACGCCGATCACCGACGAGGAGATCGGGACGGTGGCGTCTTTCCAGCCCGACGACGTCGAGCGTGCCGTCGAGCGCGTCCGCGAACGCCAGCCGGCGTGGGAGGCGATGGGAATTCAAACCCGTGCGGAAATCGTCGACCGATTCGGCGACCTGGTGTCGAACCGACGAGCGCAATTGCTCGATCTCGTCCAGCTAGAGACGGGGAAAACGCGCCAGCACGCGCTCGAGGAGGTCCTCGACATCGTGCTAACGGCTTCGTACTATGGGGCGGCGGGGCCGAAACTATTCGGCGACGAACGACGACGGGGAGCGATTCCCGGAGCGAGCGACGCCGTCGTGACCTACGATCCGGTCGGCGTCGTGGGCGTGATCGCGCCGTGGAACTATCCGTTGACGCTCTCGATGACCGACGCGATTCCCGCGTTACTCGCGGGCAACGCCGTCGTCTGCAAACCCGACGAGCGGACGCCCTACACCGCGTTGGCGGTCGCGTCGTTGCTCGAGGAAGCCGGCGTACCCGACGGCCTCGTCCGGGTCGTCACCGGTGACGGATCGACCGTCGGTCCCTCCCTGATAGACGCCGTCGACTACGTCGCGTTCACCGGCGGGACCGAGACGGGTCGGACGGTCGCCGAGCGAGCGGGCCGGAACCTGATCGGCTGCTCGCTCGAACTCGGCGGCAAGAACCCGCTGCTCGTGCTCGACGACGCGGACGTCGAAGTCGCCGCGCGCGGTGCGGTCAAGGGAGCGTTCACCAACGCCGGGCAACTCTGCCTCGCGCCGGAACGCGTGTACGTTCACGAGGATCGCTACGAGGCGTTTCTCGACGCGTTCGTCGGCGAAACGCGGGCGCTCACGCTCGGCTGTTCGTTCGAATACGGCCCGGACGTCGGGTCGCTGATCGACGGCGCACACGCTGAACGCGTCGGCACGTCCGTCGATGAGGCGAGAGATAGCGGCGCGTCCGTTCTCACCGGCGGACGACGCCGCCGGGACGTCGGACCGTTCGTCTACGAGCCGACGATCGTGACCGACGTCGACGCCGATTGTCCGCTCGCGAGCGAGGAGACCTTCGGACCGGTCGTCTCCGTGAGTCCGGTTTCGAGCGTCGACGAAGCCGTCGATCGGGCGAACGACTCGGCGTACGGGTTGAACGCGAGTGTCTGGACTGGCAACGTCGAACGAGGGCGCGAAATCGCCCGGCAGATCGACTGTGGCACCGTCTGTATCAACGATCCCTACACGGTCGGATGGGCCGCCGTCGACGCACCGATGGGCGGCGTCGGCGATTCCGGTCTGGGCCGTCGCCACGGACCCGAAGGATTCGATCGATTCGTCGAGTCCAGAACGATCGCGACCGCCCGCTACGGCCCGCTCGAACCGCCGGCGAGTCTATCGAATCGCACGGCCGCCCGGTTGCTCGCGGTACTGACCGGCGTCCAACGACGGATCGTCAGGTGGCGGTCGTGA
- a CDS encoding SDR family oxidoreductase: MAVVTRPIVLLTGFPGFLGSALLERLLARGDGPVACLVQPAYRDVARRRARRIERRLGVDADDRQIHLYEGDITRPDLGLGTNQAALEDVTACYHLAAVYDLGVERSLAEAVNVRGTEHVLAVADSLDVDRFHYVSTCYVSGRYDGVFTESHLREDQSFNNHYEATKYRAEVAVQDRIADGFPATVYRPAIVVGDSRTGETDKFDGPYNLLRLLFAQPRWLSATFTLSGSSGAELNVVPRDFVVDAIAALSDRTDTVGETYQLCDPSPLSVPQFVDALADATEHRTIRLPTTRRIATTALRALERASFDIEPETVAYLDHPTRYACPKTTRTLAEEGLEAPAFRSYVDQIVAYARDSLTTDGTQVN, encoded by the coding sequence GTGGCGGTCGTGACCCGCCCGATCGTCCTGCTCACCGGGTTTCCGGGGTTTCTCGGGTCGGCGCTACTCGAGCGACTCCTCGCCAGGGGTGACGGGCCCGTAGCCTGTCTGGTCCAGCCGGCCTACCGCGACGTCGCACGACGACGCGCCCGCAGAATCGAACGCAGGCTCGGGGTCGATGCGGACGACCGACAGATCCACCTCTACGAGGGTGACATCACGCGACCCGATCTCGGTCTCGGGACGAACCAGGCGGCACTCGAAGACGTCACGGCGTGTTATCACCTCGCCGCGGTGTACGATCTCGGCGTCGAGCGCAGCCTCGCCGAAGCGGTCAACGTCCGCGGCACCGAACACGTTCTCGCCGTCGCCGATTCCCTCGACGTCGATCGGTTTCACTACGTCAGTACCTGTTACGTGAGCGGTCGATACGACGGCGTGTTCACCGAGTCACACCTCCGGGAAGACCAGTCGTTCAACAACCACTACGAGGCGACGAAGTACCGCGCCGAAGTCGCGGTCCAGGACCGAATTGCTGATGGATTTCCGGCGACCGTCTATCGACCCGCGATCGTCGTCGGCGACAGTCGTACCGGCGAAACGGACAAATTCGACGGGCCGTACAACCTGCTTCGGTTGCTGTTCGCCCAGCCGCGTTGGCTCTCGGCGACGTTCACGCTTTCTGGGTCGAGCGGGGCCGAGTTGAACGTGGTGCCACGCGACTTCGTCGTCGACGCGATCGCCGCCCTCAGCGATCGCACCGACACCGTCGGGGAGACCTACCAGCTCTGTGATCCCTCACCGCTTTCGGTACCGCAGTTCGTCGACGCGCTCGCCGACGCGACCGAACACCGAACCATCCGGCTCCCGACGACGCGTCGAATCGCGACGACGGCGCTCCGGGCGCTCGAACGGGCGTCGTTCGATATCGAGCCGGAGACGGTGGCGTACCTCGATCACCCGACGCGGTACGCGTGTCCGAAGACGACGCGTACCCTCGCCGAAGAAGGCCTCGAAGCGCCGGCGTTTCGGTCGTACGTCGATCAGATCGTCGCGTACGCTCGGGACTCACTCACCACCGACGGGACGCAGGTGAACTGA
- a CDS encoding right-handed parallel beta-helix repeat-containing protein, with amino-acid sequence MDETRPTRRSLLRAGGVVAGVLGAFPAASTDRDDATEIHDCAEITEPGRYALSDDVVATTFDCIEIRAADVVVDGWGHELTMDPDARERFHRMTIPSRGDRKFGTGVAVGESARNATIRNLTVSTWDTGVGVDGAAGCSIENVTAVDNVDGIAVSGATDSTVADAAAVANEAEGIVFSDTTDSTVDTCVAARNGRGGIALVDSFENRVDDVDVSRNRGDGVVLEGSDRNALSAVRSIADNTGITLLHADENRLDAVDADRSAFAGVALGYAGANELVDVSVSKTVGDNPIMDDPSAIWLYAAPDNRFEDVTAEDNGRWAIYARDESTDNRFDDVSIDGGEAFSLTVSDEAVDRDETVTSVDPDGESDSSRQSVAGRTVGDDHSTRLLWVESTFSSPASRRW; translated from the coding sequence ATGGACGAGACACGGCCGACGCGACGATCGCTGCTGCGAGCCGGTGGGGTCGTCGCCGGCGTATTGGGCGCGTTCCCGGCCGCATCGACCGACCGTGACGACGCCACCGAGATCCACGACTGTGCCGAGATAACGGAGCCGGGTCGGTACGCGCTCTCCGACGATGTCGTCGCCACGACGTTCGATTGCATCGAGATTCGGGCCGCGGACGTGGTCGTCGACGGCTGGGGACACGAGTTGACGATGGATCCGGACGCGAGAGAGCGCTTTCACCGGATGACGATTCCGTCCAGAGGCGACCGCAAGTTCGGCACTGGCGTCGCCGTCGGTGAATCCGCTCGAAACGCGACGATCCGTAACCTGACGGTTTCGACCTGGGACACCGGCGTCGGCGTCGACGGCGCGGCGGGGTGTTCGATCGAGAACGTCACCGCCGTAGACAACGTCGACGGCATCGCCGTCTCCGGCGCGACGGATTCGACGGTCGCGGACGCGGCCGCCGTGGCGAACGAGGCCGAAGGAATCGTCTTCAGTGATACGACGGACAGTACCGTCGACACCTGCGTCGCCGCCAGAAACGGCCGCGGGGGGATCGCGCTGGTCGACTCGTTCGAAAACCGCGTCGACGACGTCGACGTGAGCCGCAACCGAGGTGACGGCGTCGTCCTCGAGGGCTCGGACCGAAACGCACTCTCCGCCGTCAGGTCGATCGCGGATAACACCGGAATCACGCTGCTTCACGCCGACGAGAACCGCCTCGACGCCGTCGACGCGGATCGAAGCGCGTTCGCGGGCGTCGCCCTCGGCTACGCTGGTGCGAACGAACTCGTCGACGTCTCGGTCTCGAAGACCGTCGGTGACAATCCGATCATGGACGATCCGAGCGCGATCTGGCTGTACGCGGCCCCCGACAACCGCTTCGAGGACGTCACCGCCGAGGATAACGGGCGGTGGGCGATCTACGCACGAGACGAATCCACCGACAATCGCTTCGATGACGTCTCGATCGACGGCGGCGAGGCGTTCTCGCTCACCGTCTCCGACGAGGCGGTCGATCGTGACGAGACCGTCACGTCGGTCGATCCGGACGGCGAATCCGATTCGTCGCGCCAATCCGTCGCCGGTCGAACCGTCGGGGACGACCACTCGACACGACTACTGTGGGTCGAATCTACGTTCAGTTCACCTGCGTCCCGTCGGTGGTGA
- a CDS encoding helix-turn-helix domain-containing protein, whose translation MNAVRLAIRHTPETIHPIHDLVCRTPEIDRELLLYISVEDGRETAINYVDGDETVYREALASDVEIDEYEVYPADDGGCYTYIRHDLDPSNRALADALGRDRIAVVYPIEYRSDRRMILSLVMTSEDFREVSEAIPDAIEMDVLSVGSIPQLTGPPLTETQREAMKTAWELGYYAVPREASLADVAAELGCAASTASDLLRRGQATMVDAEFGTGGR comes from the coding sequence ATGAACGCCGTCCGTCTCGCCATCCGCCACACGCCCGAGACGATCCACCCGATCCACGACCTCGTCTGTCGCACGCCCGAGATCGACCGGGAGTTGCTGCTGTACATCAGCGTCGAGGACGGACGGGAGACGGCGATCAACTACGTCGACGGCGACGAGACGGTCTACCGGGAGGCGCTCGCGTCCGACGTCGAGATCGACGAATACGAGGTCTACCCCGCCGACGACGGCGGCTGTTACACCTACATTCGACACGACCTCGACCCGTCGAACCGCGCGCTCGCCGACGCGCTGGGACGGGACCGGATCGCCGTCGTCTACCCGATCGAGTACCGATCCGACCGGCGGATGATCCTCTCACTCGTGATGACGTCCGAGGATTTCCGCGAGGTGAGCGAGGCCATTCCGGACGCCATAGAGATGGACGTACTCTCGGTCGGATCGATCCCCCAGCTCACCGGACCGCCGCTCACCGAAACGCAGCGTGAGGCGATGAAAACCGCGTGGGAACTCGGCTACTACGCCGTTCCCCGCGAGGCGAGCCTGGCGGACGTCGCGGCCGAACTGGGGTGTGCGGCGTCGACCGCGTCGGACCTGCTCAGGCGCGGCCAGGCGACGATGGTCGACGCCGAGTTCGGAACCGGCGGCCGGTGA
- a CDS encoding HVO_2922 family protein codes for MGTKLISYDANVPGTAVGETFRWLAEQFDRTEAVALADDTETVSLGLSESVRLELEGERDGEGGVELRVSVTWPSDAVERSDGDGSDEFAAALSSAVDRSDTAAPEPAASQATFELYEDRADEWRWRLVHRNGNIIADGGEGYTSKQNARKGIRSVKANAAGAEVIELQRETDE; via the coding sequence ATGGGAACGAAGCTCATTTCCTACGACGCGAACGTGCCGGGAACGGCGGTCGGAGAGACGTTTCGGTGGCTCGCCGAACAGTTCGATCGAACCGAAGCGGTCGCGCTCGCTGACGACACCGAGACGGTCTCTCTCGGCCTGTCGGAATCGGTTCGTCTCGAACTCGAGGGTGAGCGTGACGGCGAGGGCGGCGTCGAACTCCGCGTCTCGGTCACCTGGCCGTCGGATGCCGTCGAACGGAGCGACGGCGACGGGTCCGACGAGTTCGCCGCGGCGCTTTCGTCGGCGGTGGATCGGAGCGACACGGCGGCACCCGAGCCGGCTGCGAGCCAGGCCACGTTCGAGCTGTACGAAGACCGGGCCGACGAGTGGCGGTGGCGACTCGTCCATCGAAACGGCAACATCATCGCCGACGGCGGCGAGGGTTATACGAGCAAACAGAACGCCAGAAAGGGCATTCGGAGCGTGAAAGCGAACGCAGCTGGAGCCGAAGTGATCGAACTCCAGCGGGAAACAGACGAGTGA